In Thermodesulfobacteriota bacterium, a single genomic region encodes these proteins:
- the fabF gene encoding beta-ketoacyl-ACP synthase II — protein MNRRIAVTGIGLLTPLGIGNKETWDGILSGKSGIRLIDRFDTSDHKTKIGGEVLDFNAEDYMNPKEARRLDRFIQYAMASTKFAMEDAGLEITDELSPRAGTMIGTGIGGMDTFREAVISLEARGPGRLSPFVIPNIITNLASGQVSIAFNTKGPNCSTTTACAASAHAIGYALMNIKRGEADIMIAGGTEAPINPLSYGGFNAMRALSTNNEDPMGASRPFDKDRDGFIIGEGSGILILEEMEFAKKRGARIYAELLGFGMSGDASHITAPSLDGPVRCMQDAIKEAQINPEEIDYINAHGTSTQLNDANETKAIKEILGDAAYDTPVSSTKSMTGHLLGAAGGLEAALSVLAIHEGVLPPTINYTTPDPDCDLDYVPNEARDAQIKTVLSNSFGFGGTNGTLIFRKVS, from the coding sequence ATGAACCGTAGGATAGCAGTAACTGGCATTGGCCTTTTAACACCCTTGGGGATTGGTAATAAAGAAACCTGGGACGGCATTCTAAGCGGAAAATCCGGGATTAGATTAATTGATAGATTTGACACCTCTGATCATAAAACAAAGATCGGTGGAGAGGTACTGGATTTTAATGCTGAGGATTATATGAATCCCAAAGAAGCCCGAAGACTAGATAGGTTTATACAATACGCAATGGCTAGCACCAAGTTTGCAATGGAAGACGCCGGACTAGAAATCACAGATGAACTCTCGCCAAGAGCAGGAACAATGATTGGGACAGGTATTGGAGGTATGGATACATTTAGAGAGGCCGTGATATCACTGGAAGCAAGAGGACCAGGCCGTCTTTCACCTTTTGTAATTCCAAACATCATCACCAACCTAGCTTCAGGTCAGGTTTCAATAGCCTTTAATACAAAGGGACCAAATTGCTCAACAACAACCGCATGCGCGGCTAGTGCGCACGCTATTGGTTATGCTCTTATGAACATAAAACGAGGCGAGGCGGACATTATGATTGCCGGAGGTACTGAAGCTCCTATTAACCCGCTTAGTTACGGCGGCTTTAACGCAATGAGAGCTCTTTCCACTAATAATGAAGACCCCATGGGGGCTTCCCGTCCATTTGATAAGGATAGAGACGGATTTATTATTGGTGAAGGCTCTGGGATTCTAATATTGGAAGAAATGGAGTTCGCCAAGAAAAGAGGCGCAAGGATCTATGCGGAGCTACTCGGATTTGGAATGAGCGGGGACGCAAGCCACATTACAGCACCATCACTAGATGGACCGGTAAGATGTATGCAGGACGCTATTAAAGAAGCTCAGATAAATCCTGAAGAAATTGACTATATAAACGCTCATGGAACCTCAACTCAGCTAAATGACGCAAATGAAACTAAGGCAATCAAAGAAATACTAGGAGATGCAGCCTACGACACCCCCGTAAGCTCAACAAAATCAATGACAGGGCATTTACTAGGCGCTGCGGGTGGCTTGGAGGCCGCGCTTAGTGTTTTAGCTATACATGAAGGCGTATTGCCGCCAACAATTAATTACACGACACCTGATCCGGACTGCGATCTGGACTATGTTCCTAATGAAGCTAGAGATGCTCAAATTAAAACGGTGCTAAGTAACTCATTTGGATTTGGCGGCACTAATGGAACATTGATATTTAGAAAGGTTAGCTAA
- the fabG gene encoding 3-oxoacyl-[acyl-carrier-protein] reductase, giving the protein MHNLKGKVALVTGGSRGIGKSIAKRLAADGANVIINYTQNDAAANETKKEIEDAGGTAEIVKFDVSDFDAVHEAVDKIIENHQGLHILINNAGITQDTLLMRMKEEDWDNVMSINLKGIFNCTKAVTRNMLKQREGRIVNLTSVVGEMGNAGQTNYAASKAGIIGFTKACAREMAPRGITVNAVSPGFIQTDITDELTEELKKDYISRIPMNRFGTTEDVAGAVAFLTSDDASYITGEVFRINGGIYT; this is encoded by the coding sequence ATGCATAATCTTAAAGGCAAAGTGGCATTGGTAACTGGTGGTTCAAGAGGTATCGGCAAATCAATTGCAAAAAGGCTTGCGGCAGATGGAGCAAATGTGATAATTAATTACACTCAGAATGACGCAGCAGCAAACGAAACAAAAAAAGAAATTGAGGATGCTGGAGGTACTGCAGAAATAGTAAAGTTCGATGTATCTGACTTTGATGCTGTACATGAGGCTGTTGATAAAATAATTGAAAATCACCAAGGTCTTCATATACTGATTAATAACGCTGGAATAACCCAAGATACACTTCTTATGAGAATGAAAGAAGAGGATTGGGACAATGTTATGTCAATAAATTTAAAAGGGATCTTTAATTGTACTAAGGCTGTTACCCGCAATATGCTAAAACAACGTGAGGGGCGCATTGTGAATCTTACATCAGTAGTCGGTGAGATGGGTAATGCCGGCCAGACAAACTATGCAGCATCTAAAGCGGGAATAATTGGTTTTACAAAAGCATGCGCTAGGGAAATGGCCCCACGAGGCATCACTGTCAACGCTGTCAGCCCTGGATTTATCCAGACTGATATTACAGATGAATTAACAGAGGAATTAAAAAAAGATTATATTTCTAGAATACCAATGAATAGATTTGGTACTACTGAAGACGTTGCAGGTGCAGTAGCTTTTTTAACATCTGATGACGCTTCTTATATCACTGGTGAAGTATTTAGAATCAACGGTGGAATTTATACATAA
- the acpP gene encoding acyl carrier protein — MAQEQEILAKVKEMVAGQLGKSEDEITPESSFIEDLGADSLDLVELIMSMEDEFGLEISDEDAESIITVQDAINFIVERKK; from the coding sequence ATGGCTCAGGAACAAGAAATTCTAGCTAAAGTTAAGGAAATGGTCGCAGGACAGCTTGGAAAATCAGAGGATGAGATCACGCCTGAATCTTCATTCATCGAGGATCTAGGAGCAGATTCTCTAGACCTAGTAGAATTAATTATGTCTATGGAAGATGAGTTCGGACTAGAGATCTCAGACGAGGATGCAGAGTCGATCATTACAGTTCAAGATGCAATTAACTTTATCGTGGAGCGCAAAAAGTAA